A single region of the Maniola jurtina chromosome 21, ilManJurt1.1, whole genome shotgun sequence genome encodes:
- the LOC123876195 gene encoding uncharacterized protein LOC123876195 gives MHKRPEMHRRVNPNVVRKLFIEDFTDEARFDNFANAYQESINQERIEKSLKWNFDFANEVPLEGTYEWYPANTDTADWIGVKSEEISDKTEESCLPMKSENETTPRSREDEALPVLRKRRRSPEVVTKKAVRRKISFD, from the coding sequence ATGCATAAAAGACCAGAAATGCATAGAAGAGTGAATCCAAACGTGGTGAGAAAGCTCTTCATAGAAGACTTCACAGATGAAGCCAGGTTTGACAACTTCGCGAATGCCTACCAAGAGTCCATAAACCAGGAGAGGATAGAGAAATCTTTGAAATGGAACTTCGACTTTGCAAACGAAGTACCTTTAGAAGGCACATATGAATGGTACCCTGCTAATACGGACACAGCTGATTGGATCGGAGTGAAATCCGAAGAAATATCTGACAAAACTGAAGAGTCCTGCCTCCCTATGAAATCGGAGAATGAAACTACACCTAGGAGTCGGGAAGATGAAGCTCTCCCAGTTTTAAGGAAGCGCAGAAGAAGTCCTGAAGTCGTTACCAAGAAAGCCGTTCGACGTAAAATTAGCTTtgactaa